The genomic stretch GGCCAAGTTCAAGCCGAACCTGATCGAGCAGGCCAAGTACGAGGGCAAGACCTACGGCGCTCCGTTCACCACGGACACCCTCGCCCTTGTCTACAACAAGGAGCTGTTCGAGAAGGCCGGCGTCGAGGCCCCCGAGACCTGGGACGACCTGAAGAAGGCCGCCGCCACGATCAAGACCAAGACCGGCGTCGACGGCTACTGGGGCTCCACCCAGGCCTACTACGCCCAGTCCTTCCTGCACGGCGAGGGCACCGACACCGTCGACGCCGACGCCAAGAAGATCACCGTGAACTCCGCCGAGGCCAAGAAGGCGTACGGCACCTGGCTGGACCTCTTCGACGGCAAGGGCCTGCACAAGGCCGACACCACCGCCGACGCCTACGCCCACATCCAGGAGGCGTTCGTCAGCGGCAAGGTCGCCTCGATCATCCAGGGCCCGTGGGAGATCACGAACTTCTACAAGGGCTCGGCGTTCAAGGACAAGGAGAACCTCGGCATCGTCAAGGTCCCGGCCGGCTCCGCCGGTCAGGGCGCCCCGACCGGTGGTCACAACCTGTCGGTCTACGCCGGTTCCGACTCCGCGCACCAGGAGGCGTCCCTGAAGTTCGTCAACTTCATGACCTCCGCCAAGGCCCAGGAGACCATCGCCCTGAAGAACTCCACGCTGCCCACGCGTGACGACGCCTACAGCGTCAAGGTCGTCGCCGACCCGGGCATCGCCGGCTACCAGGAAGTCCTGGCCGTCGCCCAGCCGCGCCCGGCGCTGCCCGAGTACAGCTCCCTGTGGGGCCCGGTGGACACCGAGCTGCTCGCCATCGCCGGTGGCAAGAAGGACCTCGACGAGGGCCTGAGCAGCGCTGAGACCGCCATCGCCAAGCTGGTGCCGGACTTCAGCAAGTAGAACCACCCGTGACCGTCGGGTCCCGCCTGATACAGGGGGGAGGGACCCGACGGTCGCAGGTCTTGGCCTGGCCCAACTCCTGATCTTCCAGAAGGTGTCGAGAACCATGACAGTCGCCATCGACCGCGCCACCGGCAAGCGCCGCGGTGACCGCGCGCCGCGGCCCGGGCTGGGCCAGCGCCTCAAGCACGCCTACCAGAAACACTGGTACGCCTACGCGATGATCACGCCCGTGGTCGTCGTCCTCGGCGTCCTCGTGCTCTACCCCCTGGCCTACGGCTTCTATCTGACGCTCACCGACGCCAACAGCCTCAACACGGCCCGCACCATCGGCGTCAACGAGATCGAGGCCACCTACAAGTTCATCGGCTTCGACAACTACGCCGACATCCTGTGGGGCGAGACCTCCTACGAGCGGTTCTGGTCCCACTTCATCTGGACGATCGTGTGGACGGCCGCCTGTGTCGCCCTGCATTACACGATCGGCCTCGGCCTCGCGCTGCTGCTCAACCAGAAGCTGCGCGGCCGCACCCTGTACCGGCTGATCCTGATCCTGCCCTGGGCCGTGCCGACCTTCGTCACCGTCTTCGGCTGGCGCTTCATGCTCGCCGACGGCGGCGTGATCAACTCCTTCCTGGAGTTCCTGCACCTGCCGACCCCGGCCTGGCTGGAGGACACCTTCTGGCAGCGGTTCGCCGCGATCATGGTCAACACCTGGTGCGGTGTGCCGTTCATGATGCTCTCGCTGCTGGGCGGACTTCAGTCCATCGACACCACCCTCTACGAGGCCGCCGAGATGGACGGCGCGAGCAGGTGGCAGCAGTTCCGCTACGTCACCCTGCCGGGCCTGCGCTCGGTCAGCTCCACCGTGATCCTGCTCGGCATCATCTGGACCTTCAACCAGTTCGCCATCATCTTCCTGCTGTTCGGCGACACCGCCCCGGACGCCCAGATCCTGGTCACCTGGGCCTACTACCTCGGCTTCGGACAGCAGCCGCGCGACTTCGCCCAGTCGGCCGCCTACGGAATGCTGCTGCTGGCCATCCTGATCGTCTTCACCTCCTTCTACCGCCGCTGGCTGAACCGCAATGACGAGCAGCTCGCGATCTGAGGCAGGAGTTCCCATGAGCACTACCGTTGAGACCTCCGCCGAGGCGAAGAAGGAGAACCCCGTGGCCACCACCCCGGGCACAGTGCGCCGACGCGGCGATCGCGGCCTCGCGGCCTCCGCCGTCTCGCACGGCATCCTCGTCGTGGCGAGCCTGATCGCCCTCTTCCCCATCGCCTGGCTGGTGTTCCTGTCCCTCGGCCCGGACAAGGACGACTATCTCCACCCCGGTGACATCTGGGGGAAGATGACGTTGGACAACTACTCGTTCGTCCTTCAGGACACCAACTTCTTCGACTGGCTGTGGAGCACGCTGATCGTGTCGCTCGGCACGACGTTCATCGGCGTGATCATCGCGGCGACCACCGGCTACGCGGTGTCGCGGATGCGCTTCCCCGGCTACAAGAAGTTCATGTGGGTCCTTCTGGTCACCCAGATGTTCCCGATCGCCGTCCTCATCGTGCCGATGTACCAGATCCTCTCCGACCTCCAGCTGGTCGACAGCTACCTCGGTCTGATCCTGGTCTACTGCTCGACCGCGGTGCCGTACTGCGCCTGGCTGCTCAAGGGCTACTTCGACACGATCCCGTTCGAGATCGACGAGGCCGGGCGGGTCGACGGACTGTCCCCCTTCGGCACGTTCGTACGGCTGATCCTGCCGCTCGCCAAGCCCGGGCTCGCGGTCGCCGGCTTCTACAGCTTCATCACCGCGTTCGGCGAGGTCGCGTTCGCCTCGACGTTCATGCTGTCGGACACGAAGTACACCTTCGCGGTCGCGCTTCAGACCTTCGTCAGCGAACACGACGCGCAGCGGCAGTACATGGCTGCGACGGCTGTGCTGATCGCGATACCTGTCTCCGCGTTCTTCTATCTCGTGCAGAAGAACCTGGTTACCGGCCTGACCGCAGGCGGAACAAAGGGCTGATGCCCGGGCCGCCAGGCCCCAGACCCGAGGCGGCCGCGGTGTCCATCCGACCCCGCTGATGCCGCGGCCGCCTCGACGACCGCCCTCCCGACGCAGCCCCATGACCGCGAATCGTTTACGTATCAAGGACACCATGAGCCAGCACTCCGCCGACCCGGCACCGACCTCCGCCGTCGCCACCGTCGCTCATCGTCGCGACTGGTGGCGGGACGCGGTGATCTACCAGGTCTATCCGCGCAGCTTCGCCGACAGCAACGGCGACGGCATGGGCGACCTGGAAGGCGTACGCTCCCGACTTCCCTATCTGCGCGACCTCGGCGTGGACGCCGTGTGGCTGAGCCCCTTCTACGCCTCGCCGCAGGCCGACGCCGGCTATGACGTCGCCGACTACCGGGCCGTCGACCCCATGTTCGGCAACCTCCTCGACGCCGACGCGCTCATCCGCGACGCGCACGAGGTGGGCCTGCGCATCATCGTCGACCTC from Streptomyces davaonensis JCM 4913 encodes the following:
- a CDS encoding extracellular solute-binding protein, whose product is MRRGIAATALVASLALAATACGGDGDSGDKADGPVTITWWDTSNATNEAPTYQALVKEFEAANKNIKVKYVNVPFDQAQNKFDTAAGSKGAPDILRSEVGWTPAFAKKGFFLPLDGTEALADEAKFKPNLIEQAKYEGKTYGAPFTTDTLALVYNKELFEKAGVEAPETWDDLKKAAATIKTKTGVDGYWGSTQAYYAQSFLHGEGTDTVDADAKKITVNSAEAKKAYGTWLDLFDGKGLHKADTTADAYAHIQEAFVSGKVASIIQGPWEITNFYKGSAFKDKENLGIVKVPAGSAGQGAPTGGHNLSVYAGSDSAHQEASLKFVNFMTSAKAQETIALKNSTLPTRDDAYSVKVVADPGIAGYQEVLAVAQPRPALPEYSSLWGPVDTELLAIAGGKKDLDEGLSSAETAIAKLVPDFSK
- a CDS encoding sugar ABC transporter permease — translated: MSTTVETSAEAKKENPVATTPGTVRRRGDRGLAASAVSHGILVVASLIALFPIAWLVFLSLGPDKDDYLHPGDIWGKMTLDNYSFVLQDTNFFDWLWSTLIVSLGTTFIGVIIAATTGYAVSRMRFPGYKKFMWVLLVTQMFPIAVLIVPMYQILSDLQLVDSYLGLILVYCSTAVPYCAWLLKGYFDTIPFEIDEAGRVDGLSPFGTFVRLILPLAKPGLAVAGFYSFITAFGEVAFASTFMLSDTKYTFAVALQTFVSEHDAQRQYMAATAVLIAIPVSAFFYLVQKNLVTGLTAGGTKG
- a CDS encoding carbohydrate ABC transporter permease, translating into MTVAIDRATGKRRGDRAPRPGLGQRLKHAYQKHWYAYAMITPVVVVLGVLVLYPLAYGFYLTLTDANSLNTARTIGVNEIEATYKFIGFDNYADILWGETSYERFWSHFIWTIVWTAACVALHYTIGLGLALLLNQKLRGRTLYRLILILPWAVPTFVTVFGWRFMLADGGVINSFLEFLHLPTPAWLEDTFWQRFAAIMVNTWCGVPFMMLSLLGGLQSIDTTLYEAAEMDGASRWQQFRYVTLPGLRSVSSTVILLGIIWTFNQFAIIFLLFGDTAPDAQILVTWAYYLGFGQQPRDFAQSAAYGMLLLAILIVFTSFYRRWLNRNDEQLAI